Proteins co-encoded in one Arachis hypogaea cultivar Tifrunner chromosome 13, arahy.Tifrunner.gnm2.J5K5, whole genome shotgun sequence genomic window:
- the LOC112732362 gene encoding cytidine deaminase 1, with amino-acid sequence MDRPGFVIKPIQVQPTAQSLASLVDSTRTLARPPISNFRVAAVGLGSSGRIYVGVNLEFPGLPLHHSVHAEQFLVTNLLLNGETSLTSFAVSAAPCGHCRQFLQELRDSENIQILIISDNNDQFTPLSDFLPHRFGPLDLFPEGSPFLLEPRNNGLKLTARTRMNRDDEDENLRSNNGVVCNGHGTVVDDEKLKIAALEAANASHAPYSGSPSGVALVDCGGKVYKGSYMESAAFNPSLGPVQAAVVAFVAGGGGGYDEIVGAVLVEKEGAPVRQEETARLLMRSISATCSFQALLCCSDSNDV; translated from the coding sequence ATGGATCGACCCGGATTCGTAATTAAGCCCATCCAAGTCCAACCCACGGCCCAATCACTGGCCTCCCTCGTCGACTCAACCCGCACCCTCGCCCGCCCACCAATCTCCAATTTCCGGGTCGCCGCCGTAGGACTCGGATCCTCCGGTCGCATCTACGTCGGTGTGAATCTCGAATTCCCCGGCCTCCCCCTCCACCACTCCGTTCACGCCGAACAATTCCTCGTAACCAACCTCCTCCTCAACGGCGAGACCTCCCTCACCTCCTTCGCCGTCTCCGCCGCACCCTGTGGCCACTGCCGCCAGTTCCTCCAGGAGCTCCGCGACTCAGAGAACATCCAAATCCTCATAATCTCCGACAACAATGACCAATTCACCCCCCTCTCCGACTTCCTCCCACACCGTTTCGGTCCCCTCGATCTCTTCCCCGAAGGTTCTCCTTTTCTCTTGGAGCCCCGAAACAACGGGTTGAAGCTCACAGCCCGAACCCGAATGAATCGCGATGATGAAGATGAGAATTTGAGATCCAATAATGGTGTTGTTTGCAATGGACACGGTACGGTCGTTGatgatgagaagttaaagatTGCGGCTTTGGAGGCTGCGAATGCGTCGCATGCACCTTACAGTGGGTCCCCTTCAGGGGTGGCTCTGGTGGATTGCGGCGGGAAGGTTTATAAGGGATCTTACATGGAATCGGCGGCGTTTAACCCGAGCTTAGGGCCCGTACAGGCGGCAGTGGTGGCGTTTGTGGCGGGTGGCGGTGGTGGGTATGATGAGATCGTGGGGGCAGTGCTGGTGGAGAAAGAGGGTGCTCCGGTGAGGCAGGAAGAGACGGCGAGGTTGTTGATGCGTTCCATTTCAGCCACGTGCAGCTTCCAAGCATTGCTTTGCTGTTCCGATTCCAATGATGTTTGA